Proteins found in one Campylobacter canadensis genomic segment:
- the tsaD gene encoding tRNA (adenosine(37)-N6)-threonylcarbamoyltransferase complex transferase subunit TsaD — translation MILAIESSCDDSSIAIIDTKDLKEVFYEKISQNEHSAFGGVVPELASRLHTIALPNILKQTKQYFPNLKAIAVTNEPGLSVSLQSGVAMAKALALSLKLPLITVNHLVGHICSLFLNEDIQNNFLCLLVSGGHTQILKINKNYEIQILAKTNDDSFGESFDKVAKMLDLSYPGGPIVEELAKKGKNICNFTTPLKDKTRLEYSFSGLKNQVRLALNDFSKNDICASFQATAINHICDKIELFMKDSECKMLGIVGGASANLALRKEIELLCNKYNFSLKLAPLKYCSDNALMIARAAVLKYKRAEFANLNTELISPVPTDFRRI, via the coding sequence ATGATTTTAGCAATTGAAAGCTCTTGCGATGATTCATCAATAGCAATAATTGATACTAAAGATTTAAAAGAAGTTTTTTATGAAAAAATTTCTCAAAACGAGCATAGTGCATTTGGTGGAGTAGTGCCTGAACTTGCAAGTAGATTACACACAATCGCCTTACCAAATATTTTAAAACAAACTAAGCAGTACTTTCCTAATTTAAAGGCAATAGCGGTTACAAATGAGCCTGGTCTTAGTGTTTCGCTACAAAGTGGTGTTGCTATGGCAAAAGCACTTGCTTTAAGCCTTAAATTGCCTTTAATTACTGTAAATCATTTAGTAGGGCATATTTGTTCTTTGTTTTTAAATGAAGATATTCAAAATAATTTTTTATGCTTATTAGTAAGCGGTGGGCATACTCAAATATTAAAAATAAATAAAAATTATGAAATACAAATTCTTGCAAAAACAAATGATGATAGTTTTGGAGAAAGTTTTGATAAGGTTGCAAAAATGCTTGATTTATCATATCCTGGTGGTCCAATAGTTGAAGAATTAGCAAAAAAGGGTAAAAATATTTGCAATTTTACAACCCCTTTAAAAGATAAAACAAGGCTTGAGTATTCTTTTTCTGGCTTAAAAAATCAAGTTAGATTAGCTTTAAATGATTTTAGCAAAAATGATATTTGTGCTTCTTTTCAAGCAACTGCTATTAATCATATTTGTGATAAAATAGAACTTTTTATGAAAGATAGCGAATGTAAAATGCTTGGAATTGTTGGTGGGGCTAGTGCTAATTTAGCTCTTAGAAAAGAAATTGAGCTTTTGTGCAATAAATATAATTTTTCTTTAAAACTTGCACCTTTAAAATACTGCTCTGATAATGCTTTAATGATAGCAAGAGCTGCTGTGCTTAAATACAAAAGAGCTGAATTTGCTAATTTAAACACCGAATTA
- the truA gene encoding tRNA pseudouridine(38-40) synthase TruA, protein MIFCYKIIFSYDGSMFFGSAKQPNLNCVQNRFNEALKTIGVFSEALFASRTDKGVHALCNVACIKSVYKLNLTFAKNKLNKILDGIYIKSIKEVSSNFEVRFDVKTRAYRYIISNNFNAFNKKYLCYYDKKINIKLLKQALNILQNEYDFSSFSLSNDKKNKIRKMYKCRIYNYKDYTVINFFANGFLRGQIRLIVDFLLKINENKLSLEDFKQQLLNIKTHSRTLANAGGLYLKSVSYI, encoded by the coding sequence TTGATTTTTTGTTACAAAATTATATTTTCTTATGATGGTTCGATGTTTTTTGGTTCTGCAAAGCAGCCTAATTTAAACTGTGTTCAAAATAGATTTAATGAAGCTTTAAAAACCATAGGAGTTTTTAGCGAGGCTTTATTTGCTTCAAGAACGGATAAAGGTGTGCATGCTTTATGCAATGTTGCTTGCATTAAGAGTGTTTATAAGCTTAATTTGACTTTTGCAAAAAATAAATTAAATAAAATTCTTGATGGAATTTACATTAAAAGCATTAAAGAAGTAAGCTCTAATTTTGAAGTTAGATTTGATGTAAAAACAAGGGCTTATAGATATATAATCTCAAATAATTTTAATGCTTTTAATAAAAAATATCTTTGTTATTATGACAAAAAAATTAATATAAAATTGCTAAAACAAGCTTTAAATATATTGCAAAATGAGTATGATTTTTCATCATTTAGCCTAAGTAATGACAAAAAAAATAAAATAAGAAAAATGTATAAATGCAGGATATATAATTATAAAGACTATACTGTAATTAATTTTTTTGCTAATGGTTTTTTAAGGGGTCAGATTAGACTAATTGTTGATTTTTTACTAAAAATTAATGAAAATAAACTAAGTTTAGAAGATTTTAAGCAACAACTTTTAAATATCAAAACACATTCAAGAACTTTAGCAAATGCTGGTGGTTTGTATTTAAAAAGCGTAAGTTATATTTAA
- a CDS encoding sodium-dependent transporter, giving the protein MNTTFSKIGFILAVAGSAVGLGNAWKFPTMVGQNGGGAFIMLFIALTLAVGFVIFLCELYIGKKSQLDPVGAYYKLASKNKKLWSLVGFTMIGALLIVSFYSVIIGWIVYYIYFSIKTLFSFASFNTDIKQNELIFNNLLSNDLTSVIICFSIVFFMSFYIVSKGVKNGIEKMNVFMMPALFILLLLMLIYSMNIDGFFKACEFLFYPDFSKLNENSILNALGLACFSLSIGAGSIITYSASLPKKTNFISSTLYIVFINLLVGLMMGLIVFSFIFEFGANSNEQGAGLIFISLTSLFAKLGILGSILAILFFIALFFAGITSAVSMIEPFCFFLINRFSFSRKKALILIGFIVYFLGICCILQGRIFDILDYISSNIIMPFGAFFATIFVGYFIKKEDLYAEFSPYLKKSLFELWYFFARVIAPLAVIIIAFFNFYKG; this is encoded by the coding sequence TTGAATACTACATTTTCTAAAATCGGTTTTATTTTAGCAGTTGCAGGTTCAGCAGTTGGGCTTGGAAATGCTTGGAAATTCCCAACAATGGTTGGGCAAAATGGTGGTGGTGCTTTTATAATGCTTTTTATTGCACTTACTTTAGCGGTTGGCTTTGTAATATTTTTATGTGAATTATATATTGGTAAAAAATCACAACTTGACCCAGTAGGCGCTTATTATAAACTTGCATCAAAAAATAAAAAACTATGGAGCTTAGTTGGCTTTACAATGATTGGAGCGCTTTTAATAGTAAGTTTTTATAGTGTTATTATTGGTTGGATAGTTTATTATATTTATTTTTCAATAAAAACTTTATTTTCTTTTGCCTCTTTTAATACTGATATTAAACAAAATGAGCTTATTTTTAATAATTTATTATCAAATGATTTAACTAGTGTTATTATTTGCTTTAGTATAGTGTTTTTTATGTCTTTTTACATCGTAAGTAAAGGAGTAAAAAATGGTATTGAAAAAATGAATGTTTTTATGATGCCAGCTTTATTTATTTTACTTTTATTAATGCTTATTTATTCTATGAATATTGATGGTTTTTTTAAAGCTTGTGAATTTTTATTTTACCCTGATTTTTCAAAATTAAATGAAAATTCAATTTTAAATGCACTTGGACTTGCTTGTTTTTCACTTAGCATTGGTGCAGGAAGTATAATTACATATTCAGCATCATTGCCTAAAAAAACAAATTTCATAAGCTCAACTTTATATATTGTTTTTATTAATCTTTTAGTTGGGCTTATGATGGGGCTTATTGTTTTTTCTTTTATTTTTGAATTTGGTGCAAATTCAAACGAACAAGGCGCTGGTTTAATCTTTATTTCCCTTACAAGCTTATTTGCAAAACTTGGAATTTTAGGTTCAATCTTAGCAATTTTATTTTTTATAGCATTATTTTTTGCAGGAATTACAAGTGCGGTTTCTATGATTGAGCCTTTTTGCTTTTTTTTAATAAACCGCTTTTCTTTTTCAAGAAAAAAAGCCTTAATTTTAATAGGATTTATTGTTTATTTTTTAGGAATTTGCTGTATTTTACAAGGAAGAATTTTTGATATTTTAGATTACATTAGCTCAAATATTATTATGCCGTTTGGAGCATTTTTTGCCACAATTTTTGTTGGATATTTTATAAAAAAAGAAGATTTATATGCTGAGTTTTCTCCATATTTAAAAAAATCTTTATTTGAACTTTGGTATTTTTTTGCAAGAGTTATAGCACCACTTGCTGTAATTATTATTGCTTTTTTTAATTTTTATAAAGGATAA
- a CDS encoding sodium-dependent transporter yields MKEHFSKIGFVLAMAGSAVGLGNAWKFPTMVGQNGGSAFILLYLLLTILVAFMVFLAELSIGRLSRKDSVNAFYLLANNNKKAWSFAGFFMIGAILIVCFYSVVIGWIVYYIYKSFFTLPQNINESAALFSNLLQADIFSQIICFSIVFIFIFLIVNKGIKNGIEKMNVFMMPALFILLLLMLIYSFSFDGFLKACEFLFYPDFSKLNENSILNALGLSFFSMSIGVCAVLTYAASLPDKINVIKSTLSIILINVLIGIMMGLIIFTFVFEFGADSSSSGPGLIFVSLTNLFSKLGILGNILAFAFFVSLFFAGVTSAVSMIEPFCFYLINRFNIKRSLALFYIGIFVYIIGILCILSSAVKTNYNFNIFSYDLFSLLDFLTSNILMPLSAIIICIFVAFCINQEKLKNFFIPYMGHTFFLIWINFLRFICPIAIAIIAISNFI; encoded by the coding sequence ATGAAAGAACATTTTTCAAAAATAGGCTTTGTTTTAGCAATGGCAGGTTCAGCAGTTGGGCTTGGAAATGCTTGGAAATTCCCAACGATGGTTGGACAAAACGGCGGTAGTGCTTTTATTTTACTTTATTTACTTCTTACTATTTTAGTTGCATTTATGGTTTTTTTAGCTGAACTTAGCATTGGAAGATTAAGCAGAAAAGATTCAGTAAATGCCTTTTATTTGCTTGCAAATAATAATAAAAAAGCTTGGTCGTTTGCGGGTTTTTTTATGATAGGTGCAATTTTAATTGTGTGTTTTTATAGTGTTGTAATTGGTTGGATTGTTTATTATATTTATAAAAGTTTTTTTACCTTGCCACAAAATATTAATGAAAGTGCTGCTTTATTCAGTAATTTATTACAAGCAGATATATTTTCACAAATCATTTGTTTTAGTATTGTTTTTATTTTTATTTTTTTAATTGTAAATAAGGGCATTAAAAACGGTATTGAAAAAATGAATGTTTTTATGATGCCAGCTTTATTTATTTTACTTTTATTGATGCTTATTTATTCTTTTAGCTTTGATGGTTTTTTAAAAGCTTGTGAATTTTTATTTTACCCTGATTTTTCAAAATTAAATGAAAATTCAATTTTAAATGCGCTTGGGCTTAGCTTTTTTTCAATGTCTATTGGAGTTTGTGCTGTTTTAACCTACGCTGCTTCGCTTCCTGATAAAATAAATGTAATTAAATCAACCTTATCAATAATTTTAATTAATGTATTAATAGGAATTATGATGGGGCTTATTATTTTTACCTTTGTTTTTGAATTTGGTGCTGATAGCTCTAGTAGTGGTCCTGGACTTATTTTTGTTTCGCTTACAAATTTATTTTCAAAACTTGGAATTTTAGGAAATATTTTAGCTTTTGCCTTTTTTGTTTCTTTATTTTTCGCTGGTGTTACTAGTGCGGTTTCTATGATTGAGCCATTTTGCTTTTATTTAATTAATCGCTTTAATATAAAAAGAAGTTTAGCTTTATTTTACATTGGAATCTTTGTTTATATAATTGGAATTTTATGTATTTTAAGCTCTGCTGTTAAAACAAATTACAATTTTAATATTTTTTCTTACGATTTATTTTCTTTACTTGATTTTTTAACAAGCAATATTTTAATGCCACTTAGTGCAATTATTATTTGTATTTTCGTTGCTTTTTGTATTAATCAAGAAAAATTAAAAAACTTTTTTATACCTTATATGGGGCATACATTTTTCTTAATTTGGATTAACTTTTTAAGATTTATATGCCCTATTGCTATTGCTATTATTGCAATTTCTAATTTTATATGA
- a CDS encoding tRNA guanosine(34) transglycosylase Tgt codes for MEFKLQFTDENARCAQITTAHSTFSTPCFMPVGTQACVKALDAIDMKESLGAKIILANTYHTYLRPGANLIAEFGGLHNYTKYDLSFLTDSGGFQAFSLNSNTKHEEDGIIFKSHIDGSKHKFTPFSVLKTQYLLNSDICMVLDDLCALPASEERIKASLKRTILWAKESLKMKDEFLNIDEDALLKKYSYELYKSDFKQKIKAQKREQNIFAIVQGATDKNYRKECLEGILSCENKHKFDGLAIGGLSVGEENILMYETLENLCPLMPKDRPRYLMGVGTPLDLVVGVKNGVDMFDCVMPTRNARNATLFTSFGKLNIKAASMKDDENAIDNNCSCYTCKNYSRAYLHHLFKAKEITFFRLASLHNLHYYLTLMKDIQEAIKQKRFKEFYNEFIKIYKLI; via the coding sequence ATGGAATTTAAGTTACAATTTACAGATGAAAATGCAAGATGCGCTCAAATAACTACAGCACATAGCACTTTTAGCACACCTTGCTTTATGCCAGTTGGTACTCAAGCTTGTGTAAAAGCCCTTGATGCTATTGATATGAAAGAAAGTCTTGGAGCAAAAATAATCCTTGCAAACACATATCATACTTATTTAAGACCAGGCGCTAATTTAATAGCAGAATTTGGTGGTTTGCATAATTACACAAAATATGATTTATCTTTTTTAACAGATAGCGGCGGTTTTCAAGCTTTTTCTTTAAATTCAAATACAAAACACGAAGAAGATGGGATTATTTTTAAAAGTCATATTGACGGCTCAAAACACAAATTCACTCCTTTTTCGGTACTTAAAACTCAATATTTATTAAATAGTGATATTTGTATGGTGCTTGATGATTTATGTGCTTTACCAGCTAGCGAAGAAAGAATAAAGGCTTCTTTAAAAAGAACAATTTTATGGGCAAAGGAGTCTTTGAAAATGAAAGATGAATTTTTAAATATTGATGAAGATGCCTTATTAAAAAAATATTCTTACGAGCTTTATAAAAGTGATTTTAAACAAAAAATTAAGGCACAAAAAAGAGAGCAAAACATCTTTGCAATAGTGCAGGGTGCAACTGATAAAAATTATAGAAAAGAGTGCCTTGAGGGAATTTTATCTTGTGAAAATAAGCACAAATTTGATGGTCTTGCTATTGGAGGACTTAGCGTTGGAGAAGAAAACATTTTAATGTATGAAACCTTAGAAAATCTTTGTCCTTTAATGCCAAAAGATAGACCAAGATATTTAATGGGAGTTGGAACACCGCTTGATTTAGTTGTAGGCGTAAAAAATGGTGTGGATATGTTTGATTGTGTTATGCCAACAAGAAATGCAAGAAACGCAACCTTATTTACAAGCTTTGGAAAGTTAAATATAAAAGCAGCAAGTATGAAAGATGACGAAAATGCAATTGATAATAATTGCTCTTGTTATACTTGTAAAAATTATTCAAGAGCATATTTACATCACTTATTTAAAGCAAAAGAAATTACATTTTTTCGCTTAGCATCTTTGCATAATTTACATTATTATTTAACATTAATGAAGGATATTCAAGAAGCAATTAAGCAAAAACGCTTTAAAGAATTTTATAATGAGTTTATAAAAATATACAAACTCATATAA
- a CDS encoding TrkA C-terminal domain-containing protein, whose product MKKILILAQKSIANDFLNEIDNLKDKKEYILISQDEFNLKSNFTYKKLDPTNIARIKPLLINENIEQAYILLEDEEEIRLAYDGVRSIFLHLHIILCSSLDYYANDSFCTLIQPNKMLCNHLIDLLPNVPMIARYIGLAKGEIMQVRVPDGSIYANKHISSISQEFYKIALIYRNNEYILPSANTQILQNDKLLLVGDPNFLNLVFSRIKGQVGQFPSPYADMICCIIDMNLKEDEVIKLINTSLLLHAKSNSSNLLFYVLNPTLNKALDKLNNLNTSSIKVKFFYEKTSLKNIVMDFTNNYSGIFVLNKDMFYKNMTLFYKSALPILKIGKKDFSQLKQIACISSGSLGVENLSSVILDFSLLFSLEASIFYFDQQRMPSKNLIEHINTQSSFFNAKLDLIEFKNLNPIFHFKNNLDILQCLGFDKSMLKNSTFKYFKNDFSKLHKSLEDNYQLYIPYF is encoded by the coding sequence ATGAAAAAAATACTAATATTAGCACAAAAAAGCATAGCAAATGATTTTTTAAACGAAATTGATAATTTAAAAGATAAAAAAGAATACATTTTAATTTCTCAAGATGAGTTTAATTTAAAATCAAATTTTACTTATAAAAAGCTTGACCCAACAAATATAGCAAGAATAAAACCACTTTTAATAAATGAAAATATTGAACAAGCGTATATTTTATTAGAAGATGAAGAAGAAATAAGATTAGCTTATGATGGAGTAAGAAGTATATTTTTGCATTTGCATATAATTTTATGTTCTAGTTTAGATTATTATGCAAACGATTCTTTTTGCACATTAATTCAACCAAATAAAATGCTTTGCAACCACTTAATAGACCTTTTACCAAATGTTCCTATGATTGCAAGATACATTGGGCTTGCAAAAGGCGAAATTATGCAAGTTAGAGTACCAGATGGCTCAATTTACGCAAATAAGCACATAAGCTCAATTTCTCAAGAATTTTATAAAATTGCACTAATTTATAGAAATAATGAATATATTTTACCAAGCGCAAACACTCAAATACTACAAAATGATAAATTACTTTTAGTTGGTGATCCTAATTTTTTAAATCTTGTTTTTAGCCGTATTAAAGGACAAGTTGGGCAGTTTCCAAGCCCTTATGCGGATATGATTTGTTGTATTATTGATATGAATTTAAAAGAAGATGAAGTTATAAAATTAATTAATACAAGTTTATTGCTGCACGCAAAAAGTAATTCTAGTAATTTATTATTTTATGTATTAAATCCTACTTTAAATAAAGCATTAGATAAATTAAATAACCTTAATACATCTTCAATTAAGGTTAAATTCTTTTATGAAAAAACAAGCTTAAAAAATATTGTTATGGATTTTACAAATAATTATTCAGGTATTTTTGTCTTAAATAAAGATATGTTTTATAAAAATATGACTTTATTTTATAAAAGTGCTTTACCTATTTTAAAAATTGGTAAAAAAGATTTTTCTCAATTAAAACAAATAGCTTGTATTTCTAGCGGAAGTTTAGGGGTGGAAAATTTAAGCTCTGTTATTTTAGATTTTTCTTTATTATTTTCTTTAGAAGCAAGTATTTTTTATTTTGACCAGCAAAGAATGCCAAGCAAGAATTTAATTGAACATATTAACACTCAATCAAGTTTTTTTAATGCCAAATTAGATTTAATTGAGTTTAAGAATTTAAATCCGATTTTTCATTTTAAAAACAATTTAGATATTTTACAATGTTTAGGTTTTGATAAAAGTATGCTAAAAAATAGTACATTCAAATATTTTAAAAATGATTTTTCAAAGCTACATAAAAGCTTAGAAGATAATTACCAGTTATATATTCCTTATTTTTAA
- a CDS encoding autotransporter outer membrane beta-barrel domain-containing protein, giving the protein MNKNILFSTLCAAFLFSTFANAQEVANGANDENGVVNEETNVDENAWNSIAATNELRNKYKNKINKANAALSQNIIAIELEKNNMTKRLGEIRNLNGQTGYWARAYGGLAKYENYKDRYAAIQIGADKSPDNERFYGFLLGYLHQKTTQSLSSDSFSAGFYYSRLFNSGVFVDMVAKYIRTTTKLSNDPTLEVDNLKFSSNSFLSSFELGYRYEQSENFYIEPSAEVILGYAGENNINTNNVRLHSDSYAIFDLKPQLFFGNKINEDFSFRLGGGAYFSLANNKTLIGLNNKIDNVDTKIKSNSRYFTSAQIAYNDGNDGRWSFEFEKGFSGKTIKQDYGVNLNYRLTFN; this is encoded by the coding sequence ATGAATAAAAATATTTTATTTTCTACTCTTTGCGCTGCATTTTTATTTAGCACCTTCGCAAACGCACAAGAAGTTGCTAACGGTGCTAACGATGAAAACGGCGTAGTTAATGAAGAAACAAATGTAGATGAAAATGCTTGGAATTCAATCGCAGCTACAAATGAATTAAGAAATAAGTATAAAAATAAAATAAATAAGGCAAATGCTGCTCTTTCACAAAACATAATAGCTATTGAATTGGAAAAAAACAATATGACTAAGCGTTTAGGTGAAATTAGAAATCTAAATGGGCAAACAGGCTACTGGGCTAGAGCATACGGTGGTTTAGCTAAATACGAAAATTATAAAGATAGATATGCAGCAATTCAAATTGGTGCTGACAAAAGCCCTGATAATGAAAGATTTTATGGATTTTTACTTGGATATTTACACCAAAAAACTACTCAAAGTCTCAGCTCTGATAGTTTTTCAGCTGGATTTTATTATTCAAGATTATTTAATAGTGGAGTTTTTGTTGATATGGTTGCAAAATATATTCGTACAACAACTAAACTTAGCAATGACCCTACTTTAGAAGTAGATAATTTAAAATTTTCTTCAAATAGCTTTTTATCATCATTTGAGCTTGGATATAGATACGAACAAAGTGAAAATTTCTACATAGAACCTAGCGCTGAAGTTATTTTAGGCTATGCAGGGGAAAATAATATTAATACAAACAATGTAAGACTGCACTCAGATAGTTATGCTATTTTTGATTTAAAACCACAGCTTTTCTTTGGAAACAAAATAAATGAAGATTTTTCTTTTAGATTAGGCGGCGGAGCTTACTTTTCTTTAGCAAATAACAAAACCCTAATTGGCTTAAATAATAAAATTGATAATGTAGATACAAAAATAAAATCAAACTCAAGATATTTTACTAGCGCTCAAATAGCTTACAATGATGGAAATGATGGTAGATGGAGTTTTGAATTTGAAAAAGGTTTTAGTGGAAAAACTATTAAGCAAGATTACGGAGTAAATCTAAATTATAGACTTACATTTAATTAA
- a CDS encoding tetratricopeptide repeat protein — MELILDYYRNPIFSIILLFCVVIIISIWFMVFTAIKDNRVSKNIEKYISTFDENSDYLLSLSQEKIEDIINSYFKANMFFECKNLIIYNIKNHISKKYNYLYTLAYCNTKLGLINEAKDNLLELLQIVARDEKALRLLAYIYYKLNDLDKTKEVFKCLNELCNVENELIFLNKNKDINKDNTFNIKINNEEIANYSIEYVCKKCSCTHIFYTEFCSNCFNCACLEQNIRIKL; from the coding sequence TTGGAGCTTATATTAGATTATTATAGGAATCCAATTTTTAGTATTATTTTACTTTTTTGTGTTGTTATTATAATTTCTATTTGGTTTATGGTTTTTACTGCTATAAAAGACAATAGAGTTTCAAAAAACATAGAAAAGTATATTAGTACTTTTGATGAAAATAGCGATTATTTATTAAGCTTATCTCAAGAAAAAATTGAAGACATAATAAATAGTTATTTTAAAGCTAATATGTTTTTTGAGTGTAAGAATTTAATAATTTACAATATAAAAAATCATATTAGTAAAAAATATAACTATCTTTACACTCTTGCTTACTGCAATACAAAACTAGGTTTAATTAATGAGGCAAAAGACAATCTTTTAGAATTATTACAAATTGTAGCAAGAGATGAAAAGGCCTTAAGATTACTTGCTTATATATACTACAAATTAAATGATTTAGATAAGACAAAAGAGGTGTTTAAATGTTTAAATGAATTATGCAATGTTGAAAATGAGCTTATTTTTTTAAATAAAAATAAAGATATTAACAAAGATAACACATTTAATATTAAAATAAACAACGAAGAAATTGCGAATTATAGCATTGAATATGTATGTAAAAAATGCTCTTGTACGCATATTTTTTATACTGAATTTTGCTCAAATTGTTTTAATTGTGCTTGTTTGGAACAAAATATAAGGATAAAGCTATGA
- the rnc gene encoding ribonuclease III, whose product MYAEIEEKLGYSFKNQNLLQRALTHKSFNKDNNERLEFLGDAVLDLVVANTLYVDFLHYSEGDLSKLRAALVNEKSLAKIAQYLNLGKYLNLSNSEVNNGGRQKPSLLSNAFEAILGAIYLESGYEKAQNIAEKIINKIYPNIDIDIIKDYKTKLQEITQAKLAKTPEYKVLSSNGPDHKKEFTIGLFLNDELIAQAVGKSKKEAEQIAAKITLKKFEDE is encoded by the coding sequence ATTTATGCTGAGATTGAAGAAAAACTTGGCTATAGTTTTAAAAATCAAAATTTATTGCAAAGAGCATTAACACATAAAAGTTTTAACAAAGATAACAATGAAAGATTGGAATTTTTAGGTGATGCTGTGCTTGATTTAGTTGTAGCAAATACCTTGTATGTAGATTTTTTACACTACAGCGAAGGAGACTTAAGCAAATTAAGAGCAGCCTTAGTTAATGAAAAATCTTTAGCAAAAATTGCACAATATTTAAATTTGGGTAAATATTTAAACCTATCAAACTCAGAAGTAAATAATGGTGGAAGACAAAAACCAAGCTTGTTATCAAATGCTTTTGAGGCGATTTTGGGTGCAATTTATCTTGAAAGTGGTTACGAAAAAGCACAAAACATTGCAGAAAAAATAATAAATAAAATTTACCCTAATATTGATATTGACATAATAAAAGATTATAAAACAAAGTTGCAAGAAATTACCCAAGCAAAACTTGCTAAAACACCTGAATATAAAGTTTTATCATCAAACGGGCCAGACCACAAAAAAGAATTTACAATAGGATTGTTTTTAAACGATGAATTAATAGCTCAAGCAGTTGGTAAAAGCAAAAAAGAAGCTGAACAAATAGCAGCAAAAATAACATTAAAGAAGTTTGAAGATGAATAG
- the aroC gene encoding chorismate synthase, translated as MNSFGRHLKFTSFGESHGKAIGVVIDNYPSGIKIDYEYINFLLKQRQGGSAFSTPRKEEEKINIISGVFNDISTGAPICVMVENTNIKSKDYDKILRPSHADISYFAKYEIYDYLGGGRSSARESLARVIAGAFADFILKEVNIRTYASLCAVGKISVDGFAFSEEEYINAQKRQINALNHDIMCEAFKDEILKAKANNDSIGSIVSVGAFGVMAGLGEPLYDKLDARIASAFMGFNAVKAVEIGLGSKISTLNASYANEKFEKIYNEKIIKQKSSIFNNNKNSNFISFSKIDKNKNLYLKTRNNFSGGINGGISNGETIYVKSYFKPTPSIFKEQNVFDFDLKLKKHSLVGRHDPCVGVRACVVLKAMMSFILADYLLLNTSAKISNIKKIYKGE; from the coding sequence ATGAATAGTTTTGGAAGACATTTAAAATTTACAAGTTTTGGAGAAAGTCACGGCAAGGCAATAGGAGTAGTTATAGATAATTACCCTTCAGGTATAAAAATTGATTATGAATATATAAATTTTTTATTAAAACAAAGACAGGGTGGAAGTGCATTTAGCACACCAAGAAAAGAAGAAGAAAAAATAAATATAATAAGCGGAGTGTTTAATGATATTAGCACAGGTGCTCCAATTTGTGTAATGGTTGAAAATACAAATATAAAAAGCAAAGACTACGACAAAATTCTAAGACCATCTCATGCTGATATATCTTATTTTGCGAAATATGAAATTTATGATTATCTTGGTGGCGGTAGAAGCTCTGCTAGAGAAAGTCTTGCAAGGGTGATTGCTGGTGCTTTTGCTGATTTTATTTTAAAAGAAGTTAATATTAGAACTTACGCAAGTTTATGTGCAGTTGGAAAAATTAGTGTTGATGGCTTTGCTTTTAGCGAAGAAGAATACATAAATGCTCAAAAAAGACAAATAAATGCTCTAAACCACGATATTATGTGTGAAGCTTTTAAAGATGAAATTTTAAAAGCAAAAGCAAATAATGACAGCATTGGTAGCATTGTTAGTGTTGGTGCATTTGGTGTAATGGCAGGTCTTGGAGAACCTTTATATGATAAGCTTGATGCAAGAATTGCTAGTGCTTTTATGGGCTTTAATGCAGTTAAGGCAGTAGAAATCGGACTTGGTAGCAAAATAAGCACCTTAAATGCTAGTTATGCTAATGAAAAATTTGAAAAAATATATAATGAAAAAATTATTAAGCAAAAAAGTTCTATTTTTAATAATAACAAAAATAGCAATTTCATAAGTTTTAGCAAAATTGATAAAAATAAGAATTTATATTTAAAAACTCGCAATAATTTTAGTGGTGGTATAAACGGTGGTATTAGTAATGGCGAAACAATTTATGTTAAAAGCTATTTTAAACCTACTCCATCAATATTTAAAGAACAAAATGTTTTTGATTTTGATTTAAAATTAAAAAAACACAGCCTAGTTGGAAGACACGACCCTTGTGTAGGAGTTAGAGCTTGTGTGGTTTTAAAAGCGATGATGAGTTTTATTTTAGCTGATTATCTTTTATTAAATACAAGTGCTAAAATATCAAATATTAAAAAAATTTACAAAGGAGAATAA